The nucleotide window TTCTCCGAGGTTTCCGTTGTTTTTGTTGAAATAACTCCTTATATCACCGGCTGTTCTGTTTCTGTTATCGGTCATGGCTTCTATGATTATTGCAACTCCGCCTGGTCCGTAGCCTTCATAATTAATATCTTCAATATTGGAATCAGATCCGCCTCCTGAAGCTTTTTCCATCGCACGTTTTATATTGTCATTCGGAAGCCCTGCTTCTTTTGCTTTTTCTATGGCAGTTTTAAGCCTAAAATTGCCTGCCGGATCAGCTCCGCCTTCTTTTACGGCTACCATTATATCTCTTGAGGCTTTTGCAAAGCTTACGCCTCTTTGTGCATCAACTTTTGCTTTTTTGTGTTTAATTGTCGCCCATTTGGAATGTCCTGACACGTTTATTATTCTCCTGAAATTATATTTTAATTATTATATT belongs to bacterium and includes:
- a CDS encoding YebC/PmpR family DNA-binding transcriptional regulator, giving the protein MSGHSKWATIKHKKAKVDAQRGVSFAKASRDIMVAVKEGGADPAGNFRLKTAIEKAKEAGLPNDNIKRAMEKASGGGSDSNIEDINYEGYGPGGVAIIIEAMTDNRNRTAGDIRSYFNKNNGNLGETGCVGWMFKEQGVISVEKIDINQDELFDAAINAGAEDFVTDEEDYKIITTPESLQSVAEEIQKAGYKIKSAEKVKTPQNTVPVQDEETAKYLLRLLGSIEDHDDVQNVYANFEMSDELLEKFS